The sequence CTTTGGTTTTTGGGGGGAATTCTGATTTTACCAAGCATTTTCAGGTGGTCTGCCCGCTGGTTAAATGATGAAACCCTGTTGATTATATCACTGGGACTATGCTTAGGTATGGTTATATTGGCCACCAAAATCGGTTTTTCTGCTGCCCTGGGAGCATTTATCATGGGTTCTGTATTGTCGGAAACACCGCAGGCAGAAGTCATTGAACACCAAATGCAGCCGGTCAAAAACCTGTTTGGAGCGATCTTCTTTGTATCCGTTGGCATGCTAATTGACCTTCATCTATTATGGGAATATAAATGGCCCGTATTACTAATTACCCTTGCCGTAGTTTGCGGGAAAACCATTTTTGTGACCTTGGGCTCTTTTATTTCTGGTCAACCGCTGAAACAAAGCCTTCAGGCGGGAATGAGCATGTCCCAGATTGGAGAGTTTTCCTTTATCATTGCCACGCTTGGCGTAACACTTGGCGTAACTGAAAAATTCCTTTATCCAATCGCTGTTGGAGTATCAGTTATCACAACATTCAGCACACCCTTCATGATCAAGGTATCGGTGCCGGTTTACAGGTTCATCGACCAGAAGTTGCCCCCTAAATGGCGGAACAGGTTGAACCGATATAGTTCAGGCGCACAGCAAATTCCAGCTGATGCCGACTGGAAAAGGGTGTTCAAAACATATTTGTCGGCCATTGCCCTGAATTCGGTCATCATACTGGCTGCCATATTTCTTTCGGTTCAATTCCTTGATCCCCTGCTTGTTAAAAAAATGAGGAATGATTTACTGGCGCATATCCTTTCGATCCTGACCACATTAATAATTACCTCACCTTTTATTTGGGCACTAACCATAAAGAAATTACAAAAAGGCGCTTATACCAGTTTGTGGTTAAATAACCAGGCCAACCATGGTCCGTTGGTTGCCATGGAAGTTTTGCGGAACCTGCTGGCAGTTTTTTACCTGTTCCTGTTACTGAATCAACTCTTTACTGTGGGTACTGCGATTATAGGGGCTTTAATTGTTTTGGCTTTCGTACTCTTCATCTTCTCTAAGAAGTTACAGGATTTTTACGCCCGCATTGAAAGAAGGTTCATTCATAATTTGCACCATAAGGAATTAAAAGAAAATACCGGGGCGAACAGCACGCTATCCCCCTGGGATGCACACCTGGTTTATTTAACGGTAAAGCCCGAAGCTGCTGATATCGGGAAAAGCCTTGAAGCACTTGGGTGGCGCGAAAAATACGGTATCAATATTGCTGCTATTGAAAGGGGCAACCATACAATCACAGCGCCGAAAAGGCACGAGATGATTTTCCCTTTCGATCGTCTTGCGGTTATCGGGACCGACCAGCAAATGCAGACTTTCAGGACAATAGTAGAGCCCGTTGAGCAATTATTTATAAAACAGGATGAAGAAGAAATAAAACTTATGCAGTTAAGGGTTGATGAACATAACCAATTCAGTGGTAAAACTATCAGGGATTCCGGTATCCGCGAAAAAACAAATGGATTGGTCGTGGGAATTGAACGCAATGGACAAAGGCTATTAAACCCTGATTCCTTTACTGTTTTTGAATGGGATGATATAGTTTGGGTAGTGGGTGAAAGAAGAAGGATACTGGCATTATTAGATAGCCAGGTATAGCCCAACACAGGGCCTAATAGTTCATTTTTCTTAAAGATGGAGCTTTTATCCAGGTAGTAAGGACAACAAATAAGGTCATGCATCCACCAAAAACTACCGAAGGAACCAGTCCCATTAATTTTGCGGCCACGCCACTTTCGAATTGCCCGATTTCATTACTGCTGTTGATGAACATGCTATTGACACTCATAACCCTGCCACGCATATCATCAGGCGTTTTTAATTGAAGGATAGTTCCTCTTACAACCATGCTAATACCATCGAGGATACCACTCAACAAAAGGGCAATGAATGAAAGCCAGAATACCTTAGATATTGCAAAAATGATGATACAAAGCCCAAAGCCACCTACTGCAAAAAATAATTTCTTTCCTTGTGCTTTTTTCATTGGCCTGAATGCAAGTATTACCACAATACTGATGGCGCCAATATCAGCAGCTGCATTTAGCCAGCCAAATCCAATCGGACCAACTTTAAGGATGTCCTTTGCGAATACCGGGACCATGGCTACAGCTCCCCCAAATAAAACAGCAAACAGATCCAGCGTTAAGGCACCCAGTACTTCTTTTGTGCGGAACACATAATTAAGACCTTCCTGAACACTATCCCAGGTGCGCTGGTTACCCTGTTTTGCTACAGGTGGTTTAGGCAATAATTTTGAAACCAGGAAAAGGCCAATTGCAATTAGGCTGCAGATTACCACGAGTGTGCCTGTTGTATGAAAAGCCGCAATCAGGAATCCTGCGGTGGCATGCCCGGTAACAGATGCTGTTAACCATGTACCCTGGTTCCAAGTAATGGCATTGGCCAGTATTTCACGGGGAACCAGTTGCGCAAGGATGGCTGAAAAAGAGGGGCCTGTGAATGACCGGATGATCCCCGTAAAAAATATCACGGAATATATACCGCCAACAATCAACAATTTTGCCGAGCCATGGGAAAATGAGTAGGAAAGTAATAAAAGAATGATGGCACAACTCAAGTAACCAAAAACACCCTTTAGCAGTAGTTTTCTTTTATCAGAAAGGTCAATAATATGACCTGAATAAAGGGCAAGTGAAACTGCAGGAATGGCTTCCGCTAATCCAACTAAACCCATGGCAAGCGGATCATTGGTTAATTCATAAAGCCACCAACCGACAAGAGTACTCATCATGCGCAACCCCATAATAAAAACGAAACGACCCGACATCAGAAACCTGAATTCAGGCAACCGCATGCTTGCCAGCGGATCGTTTTGAATCTGTATATCATCTTGAATGTCGGGCATTGCAGTTAATTAAGGCAGGGCAATGAAATGCTGGCCATTTTCATAGTCTTTTTCCAGCGCATCAATCACTGCTTTTACATGCTTTTCATTGCCCAGGAAGTCAGCATTGCTGGCGTCTATAAATAAAGTTTTGACATTGTGTTGCCGGATATAATGGGTATAGGTTTCCTGGATATTAAAAAGGTATTCATCCGCAATATTTTGTTCATAAGGTCGGTTACGTTTTCGGATATTGACTTGTAACTTTTGTACCGGGGCATGCAGGTAAATCAGTATATCTGGTTGCACCAGCTGGTGATGGATAATGTCAAACAGGCTCTGGTATAGCCTGAATTCTGTTTCTGGCAGGTTTACTTTTGCAAAGAGTAAGCATTTGGTAAATAGGTAATCTGAGATGGTTACGCTATGGAAGAGATCTTTGGTATGGATCAATTCCTTAAGCTGTTTATACCGCTCTGCCATAAAAAATAATTCCAGCGGAAAAGCAAATTGGGCCGGATTCTCATAAAATTTTGGCAGGAAGGGGTTTTCAGCAAAAGCTTCCAGCACCAGCCGGGCATTAAAATGTTTGGATAATATATGCGCCAGGGTTGTTTTTCCGGCCCCGATATTTCCTTCGATGGTAATAAAATGATAATTCATGGAGGTACTACAAAGAAAAAGGAAACCTTGATACGATGGCTCAGATTTTTTTCACAGCCAGCGGATCTTTACATTCTTCCAGCAATTTTGCTATACTTTTAAGCAGAATGGGGTGAACCAGTTCAGGCGCCAGTTCTGCCATGGGCACCAGGGCAAACCTTCGTTTCGCAATTTCCGGATGTGGGATGGTGATATGGGGCGATTGATGAATTTCTGCATCAAAAAAAAGAATGTCAAGGTCAATTATCCTTGGCCCATACCGGTCGGCCCTTTGCCTGCCAATTTGTTGCTCTATGGATAATAAATTGGTCATTAGTTCAGCTGCAGATAACTTCGTATGAATAGACATGACCTGATTAAGGAACGGTGGCTGGTCGGTTTTGCCCCATGCCGATGTTTCATAAACTGATGATATCGCCGTGGCTTTTCCAGCCTGCCTGTTTATTAAACTTACGGCCTGTTGAAGGTATTCCAACCTGTTTCCCAAATTCCCTCCAATCAGCAGGTAGGCTGTATGCATAGATTCTGTACTTTACAGGCCAAATATCTGGTAATCTGGTTTTAACCTATTGAATATATGGCACAATTCTTCAAATACTTCTTTGCAGCCCTACTGGCCATCGTTGTTTTTTTTGTCTTACTCGTCTTTCTTTTGTTTGGAATTGCAGGTGCAATCGCTTCAAAAGAACAAGTTGTTCTGGAGGACCATTCCGTATTGTACCTCGACCTGGGCAAAGGGATAAATGAACAAGCCAAGGAAAACATGCTGGGTCCCTTTGGAGGGGAAGATGAACTGGGTACTCCGGGTTTATATGACCTCATCCGAATGATTCATTTTGCAAAATCTGACGATCTTGTCGATGGCATTTACCTCAAATGCGGTTCCAATGCCAATGGATTTGCCACTAATGAGGAAATCA comes from Flavihumibacter fluvii and encodes:
- a CDS encoding cation:proton antiporter domain-containing protein produces the protein MGHLPALIIDLALILGAAAITTVLFRILKQPLVLGYIIAGFLVGPHFIFFPTIGEIDEISTWAEIGVVILLFSLGLEFSLKKLFRVGVSAAISGSVEIMGMLMLGYTIGVLLGWTQMNALFLGGIIAISSTTIIIRAFDEQGLKDKSFAASVMGILIIEDIVAVLLMVLLSTIAASNQFAGIELIMAVVKLGFFLSLWFLGGILILPSIFRWSARWLNDETLLIISLGLCLGMVILATKIGFSAALGAFIMGSVLSETPQAEVIEHQMQPVKNLFGAIFFVSVGMLIDLHLLWEYKWPVLLITLAVVCGKTIFVTLGSFISGQPLKQSLQAGMSMSQIGEFSFIIATLGVTLGVTEKFLYPIAVGVSVITTFSTPFMIKVSVPVYRFIDQKLPPKWRNRLNRYSSGAQQIPADADWKRVFKTYLSAIALNSVIILAAIFLSVQFLDPLLVKKMRNDLLAHILSILTTLIITSPFIWALTIKKLQKGAYTSLWLNNQANHGPLVAMEVLRNLLAVFYLFLLLNQLFTVGTAIIGALIVLAFVLFIFSKKLQDFYARIERRFIHNLHHKELKENTGANSTLSPWDAHLVYLTVKPEAADIGKSLEALGWREKYGINIAAIERGNHTITAPKRHEMIFPFDRLAVIGTDQQMQTFRTIVEPVEQLFIKQDEEEIKLMQLRVDEHNQFSGKTIRDSGIREKTNGLVVGIERNGQRLLNPDSFTVFEWDDIVWVVGERRRILALLDSQV
- a CDS encoding MFS transporter, translated to MPDIQDDIQIQNDPLASMRLPEFRFLMSGRFVFIMGLRMMSTLVGWWLYELTNDPLAMGLVGLAEAIPAVSLALYSGHIIDLSDKRKLLLKGVFGYLSCAIILLLLSYSFSHGSAKLLIVGGIYSVIFFTGIIRSFTGPSFSAILAQLVPREILANAITWNQGTWLTASVTGHATAGFLIAAFHTTGTLVVICSLIAIGLFLVSKLLPKPPVAKQGNQRTWDSVQEGLNYVFRTKEVLGALTLDLFAVLFGGAVAMVPVFAKDILKVGPIGFGWLNAAADIGAISIVVILAFRPMKKAQGKKLFFAVGGFGLCIIIFAISKVFWLSFIALLLSGILDGISMVVRGTILQLKTPDDMRGRVMSVNSMFINSSNEIGQFESGVAAKLMGLVPSVVFGGCMTLFVVLTTWIKAPSLRKMNY
- a CDS encoding deoxynucleoside kinase — protein: MNYHFITIEGNIGAGKTTLAHILSKHFNARLVLEAFAENPFLPKFYENPAQFAFPLELFFMAERYKQLKELIHTKDLFHSVTISDYLFTKCLLFAKVNLPETEFRLYQSLFDIIHHQLVQPDILIYLHAPVQKLQVNIRKRNRPYEQNIADEYLFNIQETYTHYIRQHNVKTLFIDASNADFLGNEKHVKAVIDALEKDYENGQHFIALP
- the folK gene encoding 2-amino-4-hydroxy-6-hydroxymethyldihydropteridine diphosphokinase, with product MHTAYLLIGGNLGNRLEYLQQAVSLINRQAGKATAISSVYETSAWGKTDQPPFLNQVMSIHTKLSAAELMTNLLSIEQQIGRQRADRYGPRIIDLDILFFDAEIHQSPHITIPHPEIAKRRFALVPMAELAPELVHPILLKSIAKLLEECKDPLAVKKI